CACCTGGGCCGTCGTGAAGCCGGAGAAGTCGAAGCTCAGGATGTTGCCCGTGGGCCAGGAGAGCACCTGCATGGCGAGGTTGACCACCAGGTCGAACACCCCCAGGACCACCGTGCTGGTGCTCGCCTTCTCGAGCATCTGCGCCGAATCGTTCGACGAGGAGATGTCGAGCGCCGCGTCGACCAGCCCCTGGATGACGGAGATGATCTCGACGAGGCTCGCGCGCAGGTTCCCCTCCAGGGAGAAGCCCTGGAACGCCAGGGGCGCCGCCAGCGTGGCCTGCTGCGGCGCCTGGAAGCTCGTGCCGAGGATCTGCTGCGTGGTGGCGTCGTCGAAGGGCGGTGTCTGACTGTTGGCCAGCTTGAAGAGGATTGTCAGCGGGAAGGCCAGCACCAGGCTCGCCAGCCCGAGGGCCGTCATCGGCTCGCCCGAGCTGGAGATGACGTTGTTCCACAGCCAGGTGATGATGGGGATGTCCGGCAGCGTCTGGGTCAGCATCTCCCAGATGGCATCCACCCCGTTGGAGAAGATGTCCAGCAGCGCCGTGACGAGGTCGTCGAGGAGCTCGAGGAAGAGGTCCACTACCGCCTTCGCCGCGCTGAGCAGGTCGGCGACGCCGAGCGTGGGCAGGCTGCTCGGATCACTGGAGACCTGCTTGACGAAGTCCATGAGCGAGGAGATCGCCGTCTTGAAGCTCGTGACGACGTCGGAGCTGCTGACGACATCCCAGAGGCCGCTCAGCAGATCGTCCGAGAGGCTCCCCCCGCTCAGCGCGCTCGTGATGCCCGCAGGCAGGTTCTCCGACACCTTCGAGGTGAGCCAGCTGTTCTGCGCGGAGCTGCTCCCCGTCGGTTGCGCCGAGGTGGTGAGGGCACCGCCGGAGCTTGCCTGCGAGGGATCCGAGGGGTTGATGGTCGCCGCGATGGACTGGCCCGAGAAGCGGGAGATGGCGCTGTCGAATGCCGCGTCCACCTTGTCCTGGATGCCGGTGAACGCCTTCTGCACGGCGGGCAGCACCTCCTGCTGAAGCACCCAGGTGATGGCCGGCTGCACCTGCAGGATGAAGTGCTCGAGCACCTGCTTCGTGTTCCAGATGTCCTCCCAGGAGAAGAGATCCTTCAGCCAGTCCACGGCCTTCTGGATGTCGGCGCCCAGGACGGTGAAGAACGCGTGGACGGCCGAGACGGCATCCTCCACGCCATTGACGACGAGATCGGCCAGCTGGACGACCTGCTCTCCCACGCTGACCCAGAAGGTGGCGACGCTGTCGGCCGCGCTCACCACCCACTGGACGACGCTCATGGCCCCCGTCTTGAGGGCATTCCAGACGTCTCCGAAGAAGTCCCCGATGTCGGACCAGACGCTGTCGAGCGAGGCCGACGCGGAGAGGCGGGCGCGATAGGCCTTGAGCTCGGCGGTGGACTGGAACGTCGTGAGGCGGGGGTTCTTCGGGTCGCGCAGGTCGGCCGCGAAGCCCACGGCGCGCGGTCCCTCCCGCAGGGCGGAGGCGCTGCTCCCGGTGACGGTCGGCATCGTCATGACGGTTTGAATGGCCGAGACCACGGAGTCCACCGTGGCCTGGGGCACCGAGCTCGAGACGAGGGGCTGCCCATCCACCTGGGCGTTGACGAGCACGTCCGTGCTCAGCGGGCTGAGGGCGGCGGAGCCCGTGTTGAGGGAGGCCGTTCCGCGCAGGAAGTCATGCAGGTACTGGTGCGGGGTGACCGTCACCGACAGCGACCTGCCGGGGGCCGTCACCGTGAAGATGGGCGCGCTCAACCCCGTGGCGGGGTACGAGAAGGTGATCTTCCCCTGGGCATCGGCCGTCAGCGTGGCGGCCTGGGTTGGCGCCGGCCCGACGAAGGAGGTCACCCCCTGCGCCTGGATGGCCACCTCCACGGCGGCGGTGAGCGTCACCTGGGCGCCCGGCATCATATTGCCGTTGGTGTCCGTGAGGCTCAGCTCCGTGCGGTAGCGCACCAGCTCGAGTGGGGTATCCGGAGTCGGGGACAGGATGAGGTTGCGCGTCCACTGCTGCGTGGTGGCGTCCTGGGTCAACACGTGCAGCGTCTGATCGACGCCGATGGCGAACAGCGTGGCGTCGTCCTGGATGTCGGGCGGCGTGGACAGGAACGAGACGTTGACATCCAGGGGGAAGAAGGTGGCCCAGTCCGGCGTCCCGGAGGCTGACCAGTCCACCTGATTGAGGACCCACATCGTCCCTTGCGGATCCACGCCGAAGAAGCGGATCAGCGTGTCACTGCCGACCAGCCCCACTCCCTGCTCCACCGTCGCGCCCGTGACGGAGGTGCGCGTGAAGGAGCCCTGCGCCCCCGGCATGGGGAAGGTGGCGAACCACAGGGCGCTCTGAGTGTCCGAGTACAGGGCCGTCACGGTGGTGCCCGTCAGGTTGATGTAGTGGATGCGCGAGACGCCGCTCTCGGTCACGTCCACGGGGGTCCACGTGGCGGGGTCCAGGAAGGACTGGAAGAAGACGGTGAGGCGCTTGCTGCTGACGACGGCCAGCACGTAGATGCCGGAGTCCTGGGCGATGGCCGGCAGGAGCTGCGCGCCGCTCAGCGACCCCTTGAAGAAGTCCTGTGTGTCGGGCGAGGAGCCGGGGACGAAGACGAGCAGGTCTCCACCAGCGGAGGCGCCCATCACGTTCAGCGCTCCCCCGCCCGTGTTCACCGCCGCCAGGTTGTTGGCCAGGGTGAGCTCCTCGGGGGTGGACCAGACGCCATCCTGGAGGACGGAGTGGAGCGTCTGGGTCGTGTTCCGGTAGTACGCGTGCGCCAGGTTGTCCGAGTGGACTCCGGCGGCGACCTCCTGGACGCCAGTTCCATTGGGCATCGGGGTCAGCTTCCAGCCCGAGGCCGAGCTGCTGTCCGGGGTGATGTGGGTGAGCCCCACGTCCGGCAGGATGGCGAGCGCGGTCGCCGTGCCATCTGGCAGGACGAGCGTCGCCAGCGGGTTGGCGACAGTGCCATCCACGAGGATGTTGTTGGCCAGCAGGTAGTCGGTGCTCAGGCGGCTGTCGGCCGTTACGGCGGCGAGCGTGGCAGTCATGGCGGGGCCCCCTCGAGCCCACCAGCATGTGGGCTCGTCACGGTTTGACACAGATTACATGCAATCACGTTGTCATCAGTGGAAGAGTGCGCCGCTCGTGGCCGGCCCCGCGATTGAAACCGGATTCCGTCGCATGGTAGGACCGTCGGGACCGCCCGCTCCCGACCGCACACCATGGATTCCCCCGGAGCTGGACGATCTCGCAGGCGGTTGGTTCGAATCACCGCGGGCGTGCTCCTGGTCCCCGTGGCGCTCCTCGTGCTGGTGTGGGGCGCGGCGGTCATCGCCCTGCACAACCTCGGTCGCCCCTGGCTGAAACAGCGCATCGTCTCCGAGGTGGAGGCGGCCACGGGCATCCAGCTGGACTACCAGGAGGCCCGGGTCGCCGTGCTCTCGGGGCTGCGGCTGGAAGGGCTCGTGGTGCATACCCCGGCGCCGTTTCGAAGCGCCGCGCCCGAACTGCTGCGCGTCGGCTCGCTGGAGGTGCAGTGGTCGCTCGGCGCTCTCCTGAGCAAGCAGCCAAGGGTGGAGCGGGTGTCGGTGCGGGAGGTGGCCCTCGCCCTGGTCGCCGACGATGCAGGGCCGACGTCCCTCACGGGACTGACGGGGCCGGAAGCGCCGGAGCCTCAGCCTGTCGAAGCGCCGCTCGGAGCCTCCCGGCAGCTCGCGACCTTCCTGGCCTCCGCGCCGCCCTTCGGGCAGGTCGAGGTGTCCGGCGTGTCGTTGACCTATGTCCGCGTCCGGAGCGCTGAAGTCGTCGAGCGCTGGTCCTTGCGTGGGCTCGCGGCCACGGTCGAGGCGAAGCGGCACGATGATGGATGGAGAATCTCCGCGAGCATCGGCCAGCCGGGTACGCCGCTTCCCCTGGAGCTGAGCCGGGAAGGCGCGGCCATTCCGGCGGCCCAGGCCGGGCTGGAGCTGGCCCTCTCCGCGGAGGCAGGGGCATCGGCTGCGCATGCGCGGGTGGACCTGGACGTCTCGCGACAGACGTTCGATCCACGGTTCACCGCTCGCACCCTGCTGCACGGCGCGGCCGCAGCGAAGTTCGATGGCGAGAAGCGGCACATCACCCTCGAGCTGGACCGCACCCGGGTGACCGACAGCGCCGAGCTGCAAGCCCAGATAGTGCTTCCGGATGCGGCGGAGGTTCCTCCCGTCGTGACGAAGGCCTCGGCGGAGCTGGATCTCGGACGGCTGCTGCAGCTGCTCCCCGCCGACATGCGGCCCTTCTCCATCGAGCGAGGCAAGGTGCGGCTGGAAGCCCAGGCGCTCACGCTCAGCGCCATGCCGCGGCTGGGCGCCCAGGGCCGGCTCGGGCTGGACGCCGATGTCGCGGCGCTCCAGCGGATTCAAGGCGCTCTTCGGGTGGCACTCGGGAGTGGACGCGTCTCCTGGGTGGCGACCCCGGACTCCCAGCAGGGACTGGCCGCTCGGCTCACCTTCGCGCTCCAGGGGCTCGACGTCAGGGGGCCCACCACGCTTCGTGTCCCCCAGGCCTCCGGAGAGCTGAAGGGGCAGCAGCTGCGGCCAGCGCTCTCCTCGCCCATCCAGGTGGCCGGGGATGTGTCTCTGTCCGGAGTGGTGGAGGCGTTGGACGTCCATGCCTCCGGCATTCATGCGACAGCGGAGCGCCTGGGGTTTCAGCTCAAGGCGCCCCTGGCGGGAGAGCCGCCCTTCGCCCTGAGCGCGGATGTGCCCGTGGGGGCGCTCCAGGTGGTGATGGCGGATGGCCGAGAGGTGCTGAAGGGCCCCGTGCGCGTGAAGCTCGATGCGTCGGAGACATTCCCCCGGTGGGATGAGCCGAAGCTCAGTCGGGGGCGCGCCCGTCTGGAGCTCGACGTGGGAACGATGCACGCGTCGCTGGATGCCAACAAAGGGAACGACGCCGTGGCGTACACCCTGGCCGTCGAGACTCCGGACCTCGCGGTGGCGCGGCCCTTCCTCCCCGAGTCGGTCGCCGCGCGCATCCCCTGGAAGCAGCTGGCCGTGAGCCTGGCCTCCACGGGCAAGCTGGCGTCGCTCTTCTCCCCCTCGCCACGGCTGGAGCACCGGACGGAGCTGCGCCTGCAGCGGCCGGGATGGGACGACGTGTCGGCCAGCAACGTCGCCGTCGTGGTGAGCTCGAAGGGAGATGCCTGGCGGCATACGGGCGACGTGGACCTTCGAGTCGAAGGGCTGCGCGCCGGTGAGAAGGACGTGGGGGCTCAGCACCAGACGCTGGCGCTGGACCTCGACCGTGGAAAGCCGTCGCTGCGGGTGGTGCTCGCCAGCCACGCAGGGCTGAAGGTCGCTCTCGACGCCGCGCTGGCGTTCGACCGGAAAGCCAGCGCGCTGCGCGTGGATGTGAAGGGCGACCTTCCGCCCGACGGTGCCGTGTTGCCTCTCCTGGCCAGGGCGCAGGTGCCCGGGGAGCTGGACCTCCCGCGGCTCGGGCTGGGCGTCGAGCTGCATGGCACGCTGCTCGGTGTCATCACGGACATCACCGCGGATGGAGCCGTGCGGCTGGCCTCGGAGCCGCTTCGGACCGCCGGCTTCGAGGGGACGGCGGTGGTGGATGCGAGCGGCATCCGCTGGAGGCAGGAGGCCTTGTTCATCAACCTGCCCAAGCTGCACTGGCAGGTCGATTCGCACGTCGATGGGCCACGGCGAACCGTCCGCAGCGTGGTGACGGCCGAGAAGCTCGGTGTGGGCCTGGACGATCGCCGGCTGTCCTTCGCCGACCTGTCCAGCGACACCACCGCCACCTTCTCCGAGAAGTGGGAAGCGGACGACATCGAGCTGAAGCAGACCGTGAAGGTCCGCTCCCTCGAGCAGAAGCCGGCGCTGCCCTATCCGGTGCAGGACCTGGAAGGCTCGTTCTCCGCTCGCTGGAAGCCCCATGGCGTCATCCACGTCCCGGATCTGCACCTGGCCAACGCGGGCACCAGCACCCGGCTGAGAGCCGAAGGCCGGCTCGACCTCAGCGACCACCGGCGCCGCCTGGCCGTCCGAGGCGAGCTGGAGCAGGACCTGTCCAGGCTCGCGCAGCCCGGCGTCATCGAGAGCAGCGGCAAGGTCTCGGTCGACTTCCGGGTGGCCTCGCCCGATCTGGTGGTCTTCCGGACCCTCTCCAACCTGCTCCTCCATGATGTGAACCTGCGGCTGCCCGAGTCGGGGATCGCCATCGAGGCGCTCGACGGCAACGTGCCGCTGACCGAGAACGTGGAGCTCACCGAAGGCGGGGTGCGGCTGCTGAGCGACATCGAAGTGAACCCGTACGCGATGCTGCGCTTCGCCGACCAGCACCCCTTGCTCTCTCGCAGTGGATTCATGTCGGTGAGCCGCATCACCACGCCGTACATCTCGATCGCGCCCCTGGCCGGCAACCTGTCCATCAACCAGAACGTGTTCTCCATGAGCCAGCTGGAGATGGGCGTCCGGGGTGGGCGCATCACCGGGCAGTGCGTGCTGGATTGGCAGGGACGTCACTCCACCCTGGAGGCGCACGTGCGGGCGACCGGTGTGAAGTCGTCCCGGGGCGAGCCCTTCGACGGCAACGCCGCCGTGGTCATCTCCGGCAAGGATCGCAGCGTCAACGGGCGCGCGGAGATCCTGCGCATCGGCAACCGACACCTGCTCGATCTGCTCGAGCTCGAGGATCCGCACCACGCCGATCCCGCCACCAACCGCGTCCGCTACGCGCTGCGGGTGGGCTACCCGGAGAACGTGCGGGTGAGCTTCAACCACGGCTTCGGCAGCCTGCGCATCACCATGGGAGGCATGGCCCGGCTGCTCAGCGTCGACGAGATCCGGGGCATCCCCATGGGCCCCATTATCGACCGCGTCATCAGCTCCTTGCCCCCCCTGGAGGCCACGCCATGAAACACCCCGGGTTGCTGCTGCTCGCCGCCCTCGTCTCCGCCGGGTGCATCCGCGCCCCGGAGATCGTCATGGTCGATCGCGCGACGGCGCTCGAGGAGCAGGCCGCCGGCTCGTTCAAGGACGTGGAGCAGCGGCTCGCTCGCGCGGCCATGAGCCCGACGCCGGTGCCGTTCACGCCCAACCAATTGGAGGAGCTGGGCCTGCAGCCCACGGCGCTGGTCGAGAACATGGGCAAGACCCAGGCGGACCGCGTCGACGAGCTGCTGCGGCGCCACTGCGTGGGCGAGGGGAGGGACGGGCTGCTGGTGGACACCCGGCGCCGCTGCCAGGCTGGGCGCCTGACGGCCGATGACGTCGCCCTGATGGAGCGGGTGAACCGGGCCCGGCTGCAGCTGTGGCAGTGGATGCGGACGGTCCGCCCCCATGTGCCCGAGGAGTCGCTGCGCCGCGGCTGGCAGCAGGTCCACGCGGAAGGGGTGGTGTGCGGCGGCTGGGTGGAGGCCGAGGACGGCACCTGGGGAGAGAAGAAGTGCTGACGCCCGGTGGACGATTCCTGCTGGCCCTGGCGGTGCTCGTCGCGGGCGCCACCTGGGCGCAGGACGATGAGAACGACGGAGGCCTGCGCACGCCCTCGCGGCTCACCGTGGGCGTGGGGGACCAGTTCCTGGGGCAGCTGGAGCCCGGCGGGAACCGGCTGATCTTCGTCTCCAACCGCAACATCGCGACGGAGATCTACGCCCAGGAGCTAGAGGGGGGCCGCGAGCGCCGCCTCTTCGACGAGGGCGCCGACGTGACGTGGCCGCGCGTCAGTCCCGACGGCAAGCACCTGCTCTACATCTCGTTCCGGGACCAGGCCAGCGGCCAGCTGTGTGTGCGGGAACTGCCGGCCGCGGAGGTCCGCCGCTGCCTCGAGGAGGAGACCAGCGCGCTGCAGGCGGAATGGATCGATGCCTCGCACATCGCGCTGGTGAGCCGCGCGACCATCCAGGGCGACCTGCACCTGTCGCGGGTCACGGTGGGGCCCACGCTGTCCGTGCGCCCGCTGCTCGATCGCAACCTGACCAGCCCCACCCTCTCACCCGATGGGCGCTGGCTGGTGTACGTCCCGGTCGAGCGCTCCGTGCGGCAGGTGGGCCCTGGCTTCGCGGCTCGCGCTTCGTCCCACCTGGAGGCCCTTCGCCTGGATCGCCCCGGCGCCGCCCCCATCCCGCTGGAGCTCGATCTTCCGGGGCAGACCGGACAGCCTGTGTTCTCGCGTGATGGGCGCTTCCTGTACGTGGTGCAGTTCTTCACCGACTCCAACGCGGACGGGGTGATCGACGCTGGCGACCGAGGGGTGCTGTTCCGGGTGCCCTTCGCGGCCGAGCGCGAGGATGCGCCCGAGCGGGCCGCCGCCTCCAGTCCGGAGCAGCTCACCAGTGAGTCGTGGAACTGCGAGTACCCGGCGCCCACGGCCGAGTCCCTCATCGCGACGTGCTCGCGCGCTCAGTCGCTGGATGTGTACCAGCTGCCGCTGGATGGCCAGGTTCCCAGCCACTGGGATGTGGCTCGCCTCAACGAGGAGCTGAACATGGTCGGCCGGCGCGCGGACCTGCTCCTGCTCTATCGCCACCGCCTGCTGCGCGAGGAGCGCCCGAAGATCCGCCGGCTGCTGATGATGCGACTGAGCCGGATGCACCTGGCCTTCGAGGACTTCGACGCGGCGGAGTTCTACGCCCGTCACATGGGCAGGGTGGATGATCCCGCCACCGCCGGACTGTCGGAGCCGCTGCGGATCCTCATCGAGCACCGGCGCGCGATGAAGGAGCGCGAGAACGGGCGCATGGTGGACGAGCTGAGCGTCGCCGAGCGGCAGCGCATGGCCGCGCTGGAGCCCGCCACGGCTCCCAGCCCGCCCTCCGCCGTCTTCCAACACGTGGTGCGCAGCGAGCTGGCGGACGACGCAGGCGACTTCACGCTGGCGCGTCAGGAACTGGAGGCGGCCCAGGTGACCGACACCACTCCGCGCGGGGTGCTGGAGGCCTGGTTCGAGCGAGCGGACGCGCTGTACCGCAAGCTCGAGGACCGCAACGCCCTGGTCGAGGCCGCCCGCCGGCTCTCCACGAACAAGGTCTTCCCGGCCGACGACCAGCTCGACTTCGCTCGCGCCGCCGTCCGCGCGCTCTACCGGGGGCGCCCCTATGCGGAGGCGGATGCCGCCATGGCCCAGGAGCTCGCCTCGGCACCCGCCGGCTCGGCCTATGCGTTCGCCCTGGAGATGGGCCGGCACGTCAACGCGGTGCACGAGGAGCGTCCCCCGCGTCCCGTCCGGGATGCCCTCATCGCTTTCTACCGCCGGCAGGAGGAGCCCCTCCGCCGTCGCGCGCTGGTGCAGGACGCCGTCGAGCGAGCGGCGGGCCTCGGAGCCGACGGCGTGCTGGAGGCGCTGGCGACGGTCTACGTGGACGACACTCCGCCCGGCACCGAGGAGCGTCGCCGGGCCGAGCGGCTGTTCCGCCGCGCGATGACGGGGCGCGGCTACCGCCGGCTCGGCAGGCAGCGCCTGGAAGAGGCCCGGGCCGACTTCGATACCGTGACGCAGCGGACAGGCTCCCTGGAGAGCGCGGTCGAGTCCATGAACCTGCGGCTGCTGGCCGGCGTCAGCCCCGAGGTGGTGCGGAAGGAAGTCACCACCACCTCGCCGAAGATGGCCCAGCCGCTCGCGCACTTCGTGAAGGCCTACGTCCTGGCGCGCCAGCTGCCCTCGCTGGATGACCGCGCCCACGCCGAGGCGGTGGCGGCGGCCGTGAAGGAGCTTCGCGCCGGGTGGAAGGACCTCAAGAATCAGCGCGCGGCACATGCCCTCTACGGCGCCATCCACCACGAGGACTTCCTCCGCCGCCGCGAGCCCGCCGCCGCCGAGCGCGCCAACCGGCACTACATGATTGCCCTGGACCTGGTGCGCAACAACCTCCGCTACCGGGCGATGCTGCTCGGCGCGCTGGGGCTGCTGCACACCCAGGTGGGCAACTTCCACATCGCCCTGGGCTACCTGGATCAGCGGGACAAGCTGCCCTACGTGGACAACGCGGCGGGGCTGGCGGTGTCCCTGGCTCGCGCCCGGGCGCTCCTGCACGTCGGCCGCGAGAAGGAGGCGGCGCAGGCGGCGGATCAGTCCCTGGCCATGGTGGAGGCCTCACCAAAGCTGGCCGGGTTCGTCACCCCGGCGTTGGATCGCGCG
This DNA window, taken from Hyalangium gracile, encodes the following:
- a CDS encoding AsmA family protein, whose protein sequence is MDSPGAGRSRRRLVRITAGVLLVPVALLVLVWGAAVIALHNLGRPWLKQRIVSEVEAATGIQLDYQEARVAVLSGLRLEGLVVHTPAPFRSAAPELLRVGSLEVQWSLGALLSKQPRVERVSVREVALALVADDAGPTSLTGLTGPEAPEPQPVEAPLGASRQLATFLASAPPFGQVEVSGVSLTYVRVRSAEVVERWSLRGLAATVEAKRHDDGWRISASIGQPGTPLPLELSREGAAIPAAQAGLELALSAEAGASAAHARVDLDVSRQTFDPRFTARTLLHGAAAAKFDGEKRHITLELDRTRVTDSAELQAQIVLPDAAEVPPVVTKASAELDLGRLLQLLPADMRPFSIERGKVRLEAQALTLSAMPRLGAQGRLGLDADVAALQRIQGALRVALGSGRVSWVATPDSQQGLAARLTFALQGLDVRGPTTLRVPQASGELKGQQLRPALSSPIQVAGDVSLSGVVEALDVHASGIHATAERLGFQLKAPLAGEPPFALSADVPVGALQVVMADGREVLKGPVRVKLDASETFPRWDEPKLSRGRARLELDVGTMHASLDANKGNDAVAYTLAVETPDLAVARPFLPESVAARIPWKQLAVSLASTGKLASLFSPSPRLEHRTELRLQRPGWDDVSASNVAVVVSSKGDAWRHTGDVDLRVEGLRAGEKDVGAQHQTLALDLDRGKPSLRVVLASHAGLKVALDAALAFDRKASALRVDVKGDLPPDGAVLPLLARAQVPGELDLPRLGLGVELHGTLLGVITDITADGAVRLASEPLRTAGFEGTAVVDASGIRWRQEALFINLPKLHWQVDSHVDGPRRTVRSVVTAEKLGVGLDDRRLSFADLSSDTTATFSEKWEADDIELKQTVKVRSLEQKPALPYPVQDLEGSFSARWKPHGVIHVPDLHLANAGTSTRLRAEGRLDLSDHRRRLAVRGELEQDLSRLAQPGVIESSGKVSVDFRVASPDLVVFRTLSNLLLHDVNLRLPESGIAIEALDGNVPLTENVELTEGGVRLLSDIEVNPYAMLRFADQHPLLSRSGFMSVSRITTPYISIAPLAGNLSINQNVFSMSQLEMGVRGGRITGQCVLDWQGRHSTLEAHVRATGVKSSRGEPFDGNAAVVISGKDRSVNGRAEILRIGNRHLLDLLELEDPHHADPATNRVRYALRVGYPENVRVSFNHGFGSLRITMGGMARLLSVDEIRGIPMGPIIDRVISSLPPLEATP
- a CDS encoding DUF1318 domain-containing protein, yielding MKHPGLLLLAALVSAGCIRAPEIVMVDRATALEEQAAGSFKDVEQRLARAAMSPTPVPFTPNQLEELGLQPTALVENMGKTQADRVDELLRRHCVGEGRDGLLVDTRRRCQAGRLTADDVALMERVNRARLQLWQWMRTVRPHVPEESLRRGWQQVHAEGVVCGGWVEAEDGTWGEKKC